In Miscanthus floridulus cultivar M001 chromosome 5, ASM1932011v1, whole genome shotgun sequence, one genomic interval encodes:
- the LOC136451447 gene encoding gibberellin 3-beta-dioxygenase 2-like, producing MPTPSHLKNPRYFDFRAARRVPESHAWPGLHDHPVVDGGAPGPDAVPVVDLGAAEADPAAAVSRAAEQWGAFLLTGHGVPAELLARVEDRIATMFALPADDKMRTVRGPGDACGYGSPPISCMWSEGYTFSPANLRADFRKLWPKAGDDYTSFRDVMEEFHKHMRALADKLLELFLMALGLTDEQVGAVEAERRIAETMTATMHLNWYPRCPDPRRALGLIAHTDSGFFTFVLQSLVPGLQLFRQAPDRWVGVPAVPGAFVVNVGDLFHILTNGRFHSVYHRAVVNRDLDRISLGYFLGPPPHDKVAPLREAVPPGRTPAYRAVTWPEYMGVRKKAFTAGASALKMVALAGATELELDDAGASAGADPAVVHQQLLVSS from the exons ATGCCGACGCCGTCGCACCTCAAGAACCCGCGCTACTTCGACTTCCGGGCTGCGCGGCGGGTGCCGGAGTCGCACGCCTGGCCGGGGCTGCACGACCACCCCGTCGTGGACGGCGGCGCGCCGGGGCCGGACGCCGTGCCGGTGGTGGACCTGGGGGCGGCGGAGGCAgacccggcggcggcggtgtcgcGCGCTGCCGAGCAATGGGGCGCGTTCCTGCTCACGGGGCACGGCGTCCCCGCAGAGCTGCTGGCGCGCGTGGAGGACCGGATCGCCACCATGTTCGCGCTGCCGGCCGACGACAAGATGCGCACCGTGCGCGGGCCTGGCGACGCATGCGGCTACGGCTCCCCGCCCATCTCGTGCATGTGGTCCGAGGGCTACACCTTCTCGCCGGCCAACCTCCGCGCTGACTTCCGCAAGCTCTGGCCCAAGGCCGGCGACGACTACACCAGCTTCCG TGATGTGATGGAGGAGTTCCACAAGCACATGCGTGCCCTCGCGGACAAGCTGCTGGAGCTGTTCCTCATGGCGCTGGGGCTCACCGACGAGCAGGTCGGCGCCGTGGAGGCGGAGCGGAGGATCGCCGAGACGATGACCGCCACCATGCATCTCAACTGGTACCCGAGGTGCCCGGACCCGCGCCGCGCGCTGGGGCTTATCGCGCACACCGACTCAGGCTTCTTCACCTTTGTGCTGCAGAGCCTCGTGCCGGGGCTGCAGCTCTTCCGCCAAGCCCCGGACCGGTGGGTGGGCGTGCCGGCCGTGCCGGGCGCCTTCGTCGTCAACGTGGGCGACCTCTTCCACATCCTCACCAACGGCCGGTTCCACAGCGTGTACCACCGCGCCGTCGTCAACCGGGACCTCGACAGGATATCGCTCGGCTACTTCCTCGGCCCGCCGCCGCACGACAAGGTGGCGCCGCTGCGGGAGGCCGTGCCACCAGGCCGGACCCCCGCGTACCGCGCCGTCACGTGGCCCGAGTACATGGGCGTCCGTAAGAAGGCCTTCACCGCCGGCGCATCCGCGCTCAAGATGGTCGCCCTCGCCGGCGCCACCGAGCTCGAGCTCGACGACGCCGGCGCCAGTGCTGGCGCCGACCCCGCGGTCGTCCATCAGCAGCTACTCGTCTCGTCGTAG